The following are from one region of the Vibrio rarus genome:
- the xseA gene encoding exodeoxyribonuclease VII large subunit: MPSQQTSNNIFTVSRLNAEVRLLLENEMGVVWLMGEVSNFSAPVSGHWYLTLKDSRAQVKCAMFRGNNRRVTFKPENGKQVLVKARLSLYEPRGDYQLIIESMQPEGDGRLQQQFDQLKMQLAAEGLFAQSNKLPIPEHPKHVGVITSSTGAALHDILRVLKRRDSSLPVMIYPTMVQGEAASISIAQAIGLANARNECDVLIVGRGGGSLEDLWCFNNEIVARTIASSQIPIISAIGHEVDVTIADFVADLRAATPSAAAELVSRDQSFKLQGIVAKQKQLNHAMSRYLNQQQQQVLILQHRLDKLHPKHQLQKQSQQLDEKEALLKQAMLGQLNAVKQRFARLQMQLDMHSPANKIAKQQQHLSYLELRLNKAMQAQVRQQRHHFELLTEKLDAVSPLATMRRGYSISTKLGKVVTQSKQLTEGDILVTRFADGDITSTVNGPSNK; encoded by the coding sequence TTGCCTTCCCAGCAAACTAGCAACAACATCTTTACTGTTTCACGCCTGAACGCTGAAGTTCGCTTACTCCTTGAAAATGAAATGGGAGTGGTTTGGCTAATGGGCGAAGTTTCTAACTTCTCAGCACCGGTTTCTGGCCATTGGTATCTCACCCTTAAAGATTCTCGTGCCCAAGTAAAGTGCGCTATGTTTCGCGGCAATAATCGCCGAGTCACCTTTAAACCAGAAAATGGCAAACAAGTTTTAGTCAAAGCGCGCTTATCTTTGTATGAACCTCGTGGCGATTATCAATTAATTATTGAATCTATGCAGCCTGAAGGCGATGGCCGATTGCAGCAGCAATTCGATCAATTAAAGATGCAATTAGCGGCAGAAGGACTGTTTGCACAATCTAATAAATTGCCGATTCCTGAACATCCTAAGCATGTAGGAGTGATAACTTCATCTACGGGCGCGGCACTGCACGATATCTTACGTGTATTAAAACGCCGTGACTCTAGCCTACCCGTTATGATTTATCCCACTATGGTGCAAGGGGAAGCCGCATCTATCAGCATTGCGCAAGCCATAGGGTTGGCTAATGCCCGAAATGAATGTGATGTATTAATTGTGGGTCGCGGTGGCGGTTCTTTAGAAGATCTGTGGTGCTTTAATAATGAAATTGTTGCCAGAACCATCGCCTCTAGCCAAATCCCTATTATCAGTGCGATTGGCCATGAAGTAGACGTCACTATCGCCGACTTTGTTGCCGACCTGCGCGCAGCGACGCCTTCTGCGGCAGCTGAACTTGTCAGTCGTGATCAAAGCTTTAAGTTGCAAGGTATTGTTGCTAAGCAAAAACAGCTGAACCATGCCATGAGTCGTTACTTAAATCAGCAGCAGCAACAAGTACTCATCCTGCAACATCGACTGGATAAACTGCACCCTAAACATCAATTGCAAAAACAAAGCCAGCAACTAGATGAGAAAGAGGCGTTGTTGAAGCAAGCCATGCTCGGGCAGTTAAACGCTGTAAAACAGCGCTTTGCTCGCCTACAAATGCAATTAGATATGCACAGCCCGGCCAATAAAATTGCTAAGCAGCAGCAACATTTGAGCTATCTTGAGTTGCGCCTTAACAAAGCAATGCAAGCTCAAGTGCGTCAACAAAGACATCACTTTGAACTGCTTACCGAAAAACTTGATGCCGTTAGTCCACTGGCTACCATGCGCCGTGGTTACTCTATATCAACAAAACTTGGCAAGGTTGTCACACAGTCCAAGCAATTAACGGAAGGGGATATTTTAGTCACTCGCTTCGCTGATGGCGATATTACTTCAACCGTAAATGGACCTAGCAACAAATAG
- a CDS encoding zinc ribbon domain-containing protein, whose translation MPQNLCPKCSKQLTWDGKYHCVHCQVHYQKLAFCADCGARLEKLQACGAVSYFCNHSCNELKSKSTARFEFRVLD comes from the coding sequence ATGCCACAGAACCTCTGCCCGAAATGCAGTAAACAATTGACGTGGGATGGCAAGTACCATTGTGTTCATTGCCAAGTACATTATCAGAAGTTGGCGTTTTGTGCCGATTGTGGTGCACGCTTAGAAAAGTTACAGGCTTGTGGAGCGGTGAGTTATTTTTGCAATCATAGCTGTAATGAACTCAAGTCAAAGTCTACAGCTCGATTTGAATTTCGCGTACTGGATTAA
- the der gene encoding ribosome biogenesis GTPase Der, translating into MVPVVALVGRPNVGKSTLFNRLTRTRDALVADFPGLTRDRKYGRAKLGEHEFIVIDTGGIDGTEEGVETKMAEQSLAAIDEADVVLFMVDGRAGLTVSDEAISKHLRTIEKPAMLVVNKVDGIDADAASAEFWQLGVENMYQIAAAHGRGVSALIDRALNPFAEALLKEQGELEDLTGFEDAEDDKLEYTEEEAEAEYKRLQDQPIKLAIIGRPNVGKSTLTNRILGEERVVVYDMPGTTRDSIYIPMQRDEREYVLIDTAGVRRRKRINETVEKFSVVKTLKAVEDANVVLLVIDARENISDQDLSLLGFALNAGRSIVIAVNKWDGLDNDVRERVKKELDRRLGFVDFARIHFISALHGTGVGNLFESVQEAYKSATTRVGTSVLTRIMKMATDDHQPPLVRGRRVKLKYAHAGGYNPPIVVIHGNQVNELPASYKRFLMNYYRRALEIMGTPIRIQFQSSENPFEGKTSKMTISQERKKKRLSQMLKGRSKK; encoded by the coding sequence ATGGTTCCAGTTGTTGCGCTTGTTGGGCGTCCTAACGTAGGAAAGTCCACATTATTCAATCGCTTAACTCGCACAAGAGATGCGTTAGTAGCCGATTTCCCAGGCTTAACACGCGATAGAAAATATGGCCGAGCTAAACTTGGTGAACATGAATTCATTGTTATCGATACCGGCGGTATTGACGGCACTGAGGAAGGCGTAGAAACCAAAATGGCAGAACAGTCACTCGCGGCGATTGATGAAGCTGATGTCGTGTTATTTATGGTTGATGGCCGTGCAGGACTGACGGTTTCTGATGAAGCCATTTCAAAGCACCTACGTACCATAGAAAAACCGGCCATGCTGGTTGTCAATAAAGTGGACGGTATCGATGCTGACGCAGCCAGTGCCGAGTTTTGGCAGTTAGGTGTTGAAAACATGTACCAAATTGCCGCGGCCCATGGCCGTGGTGTGAGCGCATTAATCGACCGAGCCCTTAATCCATTTGCAGAAGCATTGCTTAAAGAGCAAGGTGAGTTAGAAGATCTTACCGGCTTTGAAGACGCAGAAGACGACAAGCTAGAATACACAGAAGAAGAAGCGGAAGCAGAATATAAACGTCTGCAAGATCAACCGATTAAACTGGCTATCATTGGCCGACCTAATGTCGGCAAATCAACACTGACTAACCGTATTTTAGGTGAAGAACGTGTGGTGGTGTATGACATGCCTGGCACCACTCGTGACTCTATCTATATACCGATGCAGCGTGACGAGCGTGAATATGTCTTGATTGATACGGCAGGCGTTCGTCGTCGTAAACGTATTAATGAAACCGTAGAAAAATTCTCGGTAGTTAAGACTTTGAAAGCGGTAGAAGATGCAAACGTCGTACTATTAGTGATTGATGCGCGCGAAAATATCTCTGATCAAGATTTAAGCCTACTCGGCTTTGCTTTAAACGCAGGTCGCTCTATTGTCATCGCTGTAAATAAGTGGGATGGCTTAGATAATGACGTGAGAGAGCGCGTGAAAAAAGAGCTAGACCGCCGTCTAGGTTTTGTCGATTTTGCACGAATTCACTTTATTTCAGCACTGCACGGTACCGGTGTTGGTAATCTATTTGAATCAGTACAAGAAGCGTATAAATCCGCGACTACTCGCGTAGGTACATCAGTACTGACTCGCATCATGAAGATGGCAACCGATGATCACCAACCTCCATTGGTTCGTGGCCGTCGTGTGAAATTAAAATACGCTCACGCAGGGGGCTACAACCCACCTATCGTGGTGATTCATGGTAACCAAGTTAATGAGTTACCTGCTTCTTATAAACGCTTCCTAATGAATTACTATCGCCGTGCTTTAGAGATTATGGGTACGCCAATTCGTATTCAATTCCAAAGCAGTGAAAACCCATTTGAAGGCAAAACCAGTAAGATGACTATCTCGCAAGAGCGTAAGAAAAAACGCTTATCGCAAATGCTGAAAGGTCGTAGCAAGAAGTAA